The region GGACGAACATCCACCCCGCGCCCGCACCCGACGGCGAGCACCTCGCGTACGTCCACGCGTCGCGCGAGCGCTCGCCCGAACTTCGGGTGGTCGGACTGGACGGCGATGGCGGCCGTGGGAGCGGGCAGCCGCGGCGGATCACTGCGTCGGCCGTCGACGACTGGCCGGTCGAGCCCATCGAGCCGGAGCGAGTCAGCTACGAGAGCGTCGGTGGACTGAAAATCGAAGGCTACCTGCTCGACCCGCGGGACGCCCCGAACGTCGAGAACGACGCGGAGGCGCTTCCGGCGGTCGTCTGGGTCCATGGCGGCCCGATGCGCCAGATGCGCGACGGCTGGCACCCCTCCCGGTCCTACGGGCTGGCCTACTCGTTCCAGCAGTATCTCGCACACCAGGGCTACGTCGGGCTGTTCGTCAACTACCGCGGCGGAATCGGCTACGGCCGTGCGTTCCGTGAAGCGCTATTCGGGAACCGTGGAACGGACGAGATGACCGACATTGCCCGCGGCGCGGCGTATCTCCGGAAGCTCGACTACGTCGACGACAACGCCGTCGGCATGTGGGGGCTCTCCTACGGCGGCTACGCTGCGCTCCAGCTGCTCGGCACCCGGCCGGAGGCGTTCGACGTCGCGGTGAACCTCGCCGGCCTCGCGGACCTCGAACAGTACCGCGATTGGGCCGAGGAGACGAAGTACCCCTCGGCGGCCTCCGCACAGGCTGTTCGGCTCGGCGGCGAGCCGTGGGAAGCGCCCGAGAGCTGGGCCGAAGCGAGCCCGAAGACCCACTTCGAGAACTACGAGAACCCGCTGTACAGCTTCCACGGCACGGCCGATCGCTACGTGGATTTCGAGCAGCTCGACGTCGTCGTCAAGGACCTGATGACGCTCGGGAAGGACCACGAGTGGGAGTACTACCCAGGCGAAAACCACGTCTTCTCCCGGCGAGCAACGTGGGAGCGCGCGCTGACAAAAATCGAGGCGGCGTTCGAGGGCGAACTGCGCTGACTACCCGAACGGTCCCATCCCGCCCAGGCCACCGCCGCCGCCACCTTCGCCCTGCATCTTCTTCATCATCCGCTGCATATCGCCGTCACCCATCCCCTGGAACTGGTTCAGGGTGCGGTCCATCATCTTGTGCTGTTGGAGCAGCTCCCGCACCGTCTCCTCGTCAGTACCCGAGCCACGGGCGATGCGCTGTACCTGCGAGGCACCGATGGAGCGGGGGTCCTCGAGTTCCTCGTCGGTCATCGAGTCCATGATGACCTCGAAGTTCCGCATCCGGTCCTGGGTCACGTCCATCGCGTCGTCGGGAAGCTGGTCCATCATCCCGCCGCCCATCCCGGGAATCATGTCCATCACCTGGTCGAGCGGCCCCATCTTGTTCATCGCGTCCATCTGGCGCTGCATATCTTTCAGGGTGAAGTTCCCCTCCAGCATATCCTCTGGGTCCCAGTCGTCCTCGCCCTCCTGGGTTTCGGCCATCGCGCGCTCGACGCGCTCGGAGAGCTGTTTGAGGTCACCCATACCGAGCAGCCGGGAGATGAACCCGTTCGGCTCGAAGCGCTCGATGTCCTGGACCGTCTCACCGGTGCCGAGGAAGGCAATAGACGAATCCGTCTCGTTCACCGCAGTCAGCGCCCCGCCACCTTTCGCGGTCCCGTCGAGTTTGGTAATCGTGACGCCGTCGACGCCGATGGCGTCGTCGAACTCGCGGGCCTGGGCTTTCGCGCCCTGCCCGATGGCGGCGTCGAGGACCAGGAGGTTCCGGTCGGGGTCGACCGCCCGCTCGATCTCCTCGATCTCCTCGATGAGGTCGTCTTCGAGCGCGTGTCGGCCGGCGGTGTCAACGATGTGCACGTCCGCGTCGCTGGTGGCTTCGAGGCCGTCGCGAGCGATCTGGACGGGGTCTTCGGCATCGGGGTCGCCGTAGAACTCCACTTCTGCGTTCTCGGCCATCTGCTTTGCCTGCTGGTAGGAGCCGGGCCGGAACGTGTCGGTCTGGATGACCGCCGGGCGGAGGCCCTTCTTTGAGAACCACCAGGCGATTTTGGCTGCCGTCGTGGTCTTCCCGGAGCCCTGCAGCCCCGAGAGCATGAGCGTCTGGGGCTCGAGCGGAATCTCCGTGGACTCGCCGACCACCTCGACCATCTCCTCGTAGACGATTTTGAGGATGTGATCGCGGGCGGAGGTGCCGCCGGGGGGCTCCTCGTTGAGTGCGCGCTCCTCGATGCTCGAGGAGAGCTCCATCACGAGGTCGACCTCGACGTCGGCCTGGAGGAGCGACCGCTGGATCTCCTTGACGATCTCCTCGACGTCCTCCTCGTCGAGGCGGGATTTCCCGCGGAGCGTGTCCATCGTGCCCCGCAGGGAGCTGCCCAGATTGTCGAGTACCATCTTACGACCAATTAGCGGGCCGAACGGTAAACCCTTGTCCGTCGTCGCCGGGCGACTGCCGGCTGGTCTTCGGCCGATGGTCCACTTTCTTTACCTTCCCGACCACCGGTCCTCTCACGATGGTTCTGTCGTCACTCCTCCTCCAATCGAGGGCCGTAGACACGTTCTTCGCGGTCGTGGCCGAGGCGTTGAACAAACTCGCGGCCGACATCGCGGCGGCACTCCCGCGCATTCTCGCGGGGCTCATCTTCCTCATTATCGCCGCAGCGGTCGTGAAAATTATCAAATACGGCCTCACGTTCTCGCTGGAACGAACGTTCGCCGACGAACCCCGGGTCTATCGTCAGTTCATCATCGCCGTCGTGATGCTGTTTCTCTGGTTCGGGGTGGGGCTCTCCTTCCTCTCGGTCGTCGGCCTCGAACAGATCGCGGCCTCGCTGGGCTCTGCGGCCGGCTTCCTCGCGTTGGGTGTCTCCTATGCGCTCTCGAGTGTCATCGCCGACGTGGTCGCAGGAGTGTACCTGCTGCGCGACGAGGACTTCATGCCCGGCGACGAGGTCGACATCGGTGGGACCGTCGGCACCGTCCAGAGCATTGAACTCCGAAAGACCCGACTCACGGTCAACGAGGGCGAGGACACGATGGTCCGCAACAACGCCGAAATCGAGAAGAAGTGGACCAAACTCGACGACGAGGTCCAACGCGAGAGGGCCGCCGAGGGCGAGTTCTCGACGCTGACGCATAGGACCCCTGGGCGCGCCTCTCAGTCGTCCGCGAGTGTCCACACGTCGTGTTCCTCGCCGGTCCGGGTGTCCCGCTCGGCGACGCCGGCCAACACGTCCTCGGCGAACGCGGCGGCTTCCTCGAGATCACTCGGTCGTGAGGCTTCCAGTCGCCCGAGGGCGAGTTCCGCACCGGTCCCCAGTGCCAGCGGCGGGTCCGTCAGCACGCTCCCGTCGGCGTAGACCGCTCGGAGCTCTGCCGTCCCATCGCTGTCCCGGGCGGCGACAGCAGCGTCCGTGCCTACGTCGCCGGCCACGGCCTCGACCATGCGGGTGAACGGCTCGATGGTCGGCGACTGGCCGTGTTCCGTGCAGTAGCTCCGGAGTTTCGCGTCGAGTTCCCGGCGCACCGTCTTGGGGTCATCGACGACGGCGCCGCCACAGTCCTCGAAATCCAGCACCCGCTCAGCGCTGGTGCTCGCGACAGTGTTATCCCTGATGACGGCGCGGTCGGCGGCGACGACGACACCCTCGGCTGCCTCGAATGCAATGACGGTGGGCATAGGTGGGGAAAGGGGCCCCTCGGAGAAAGAACTACTCCTCCTCGGCCAGCAGCTGCCCCACCAGCTCCTCGGGATCGAACGCCTGGATGTCGTCGTACCCCTGCCCCGTCCCCAGGAAGAGGACGGGCTTGCCCGTGACGTGGGCGATGGAGATAGCCGCACCGCCCGAGGAGTCGGCGTCGGCCTTTGTGAGCACAGTGCCGTCGATTTCGGCGGCCTTGTTGAACTCTCTGGCGCGCTCGACGGCGTCCTGCCCGGCGACGGCCTCGTCGACGAACAGCGTCATTTCGGGGTCGACGACCCGGTGGATTTTCTCCAACTGGGTCATCAGGTCGTTGTTGGTGTGGAGCCGGCCGGCGGTGTCACCCAGCACAACGTCGATATCGTTGGCTTCGGCGTACTCCACACCGTCGTAGATGACCGCGGCGGGGTCACCGCCCTGCTCGTGAGAGATGAGTTTGCGGCCGACGTTCTCGGCGTGTTTCTGGATCTGCTCGTTCGCGCCGGCACGGTAGGTGTCGCCGTTGGCCAGCACCGAACTGTAGTCGCGGTCGCCCAGCCACTCGCTCATTTTGGCGATGGAGGTGGTCTTGCCGACGCCGTTGACGCCAGTGAAGACGACCGTGACCGGTTTATCGGCCTCGGCGATGCGCGCTTCGAAGTCGAACTGGCCGACAGAAATCACGTCGACCAGTGCGTCGTGGAGCGCGTCCTCGACCAGTTCCGCGGTGGTGTCAACCTGCTTGCGGCTCTCGCCGATCAGCGCCTCGCGGACACTGTCCAGAATCTCCTCGGCGACGCTCATCTCCACGTCGCTCTCGAGCAACGCCATCTCGAGAGACCAGAGCGGCTGCGCTAAGTCGTCTTCCTCAATGATGACGCGACCGGTCGCGAACGCTGCGGCCTGCCGGATCCGGCCGGGGCCGCTGTCGTCCGCGTCCTCGTCTTCGTCGTCTGCGGACTCACGGTCCGGCGCTGCTGCCGGGGTCGAGGGTTCTTCTGTGTCTTCCGACGCATCCGCCTCGGCCGCTTCGGCGTCTGCCGCCGCTTCGTCGGCGGCGTCGGCCTCTTTCTCCTCGACCTCCTCCTCGACGTCCTTGCGGAAGGAGCCGAGTTTGTCCTTGAGTCCGTCGAACATGAGACCTTACTCGCCGTCGCCTTCGCCCTGCATATCCTGCATCTGCTGCATCTGCTGTTGCTGCATCTGCTGTTGCATCTGCTGGGCGCGCTGCTCGATC is a window of halophilic archaeon DL31 DNA encoding:
- a CDS encoding Signal recognition 54 kDa protein (HAMAP: Signal recognition 54 kDa protein~PFAM: Signal recognition particle, SRP54 subunit, GTPase; Signal recognition particle, SRP54 subunit, helical bundle; Signal recognition particle, SRP54 subunit, M-domain~KEGG: hbo:Hbor_01000 signal recognition particle subunit ffh/SRP54 (SRP54)~SMART: ATPase, AAA+ type, core) yields the protein MVLDNLGSSLRGTMDTLRGKSRLDEEDVEEIVKEIQRSLLQADVEVDLVMELSSSIEERALNEEPPGGTSARDHILKIVYEEMVEVVGESTEIPLEPQTLMLSGLQGSGKTTTAAKIAWWFSKKGLRPAVIQTDTFRPGSYQQAKQMAENAEVEFYGDPDAEDPVQIARDGLEATSDADVHIVDTAGRHALEDDLIEEIEEIERAVDPDRNLLVLDAAIGQGAKAQAREFDDAIGVDGVTITKLDGTAKGGGALTAVNETDSSIAFLGTGETVQDIERFEPNGFISRLLGMGDLKQLSERVERAMAETQEGEDDWDPEDMLEGNFTLKDMQRQMDAMNKMGPLDQVMDMIPGMGGGMMDQLPDDAMDVTQDRMRNFEVIMDSMTDEELEDPRSIGASQVQRIARGSGTDEETVRELLQQHKMMDRTLNQFQGMGDGDMQRMMKKMQGEGGGGGGLGGMGPFG
- a CDS encoding 20S proteasome A and B subunits (PFAM: Proteasome, subunit alpha/beta~KEGG: hje:HacjB3_15195 20S proteasome A and B subunits), whose amino-acid sequence is MPTVIAFEAAEGVVVAADRAVIRDNTVASTSAERVLDFEDCGGAVVDDPKTVRRELDAKLRSYCTEHGQSPTIEPFTRMVEAVAGDVGTDAAVAARDSDGTAELRAVYADGSVLTDPPLALGTGAELALGRLEASRPSDLEEAAAFAEDVLAGVAERDTRTGEEHDVWTLADD
- a CDS encoding signal recognition particle-docking protein FtsY (TIGRFAM: Cell division transporter substrate-binding protein FtsY~PFAM: Signal recognition particle, SRP54 subunit, GTPase; Signal recognition particle, SRP54 subunit, helical bundle~KEGG: hla:Hlac_0821 signal recognition particle-docking protein FtsY~SMART: ATPase, AAA+ type, core) — encoded protein: MFDGLKDKLGSFRKDVEEEVEEKEADAADEAAADAEAAEADASEDTEEPSTPAAAPDRESADDEDEDADDSGPGRIRQAAAFATGRVIIEEDDLAQPLWSLEMALLESDVEMSVAEEILDSVREALIGESRKQVDTTAELVEDALHDALVDVISVGQFDFEARIAEADKPVTVVFTGVNGVGKTTSIAKMSEWLGDRDYSSVLANGDTYRAGANEQIQKHAENVGRKLISHEQGGDPAAVIYDGVEYAEANDIDVVLGDTAGRLHTNNDLMTQLEKIHRVVDPEMTLFVDEAVAGQDAVERAREFNKAAEIDGTVLTKADADSSGGAAISIAHVTGKPVLFLGTGQGYDDIQAFDPEELVGQLLAEEE